Proteins from one Fragaria vesca subsp. vesca linkage group LG6, FraVesHawaii_1.0, whole genome shotgun sequence genomic window:
- the LOC101304115 gene encoding UDP-sugar-dependent glycosyltransferase 52-like, with product MATAPPADHRRADSDSSSDTSVYHDAHLDGNANGSSSSSSGFTERRVSIEASGGESWNAGTGNGNGTSSGSSSGPTSPKLSQSQSLALYLTRFFDEKIPFRKKLKHIDRVATVADNGTVHFDVPGDVKPQLLDFGTGVVYDEESSSATGDEVPDVPPLQIVMLIVGTRGDVQPFVAIGKKLQEYGHRVRLATHANFKDFVLTAGLEFFPLGGDPKVLAEYMVKNKGFLPSGPSEVSIQRQQIKEIIFSLLPACKEPDPDSKVPFKAEAIIANPPAYGHSHVAEALRIPLHIFFTMPWTPTSEFPHPLSRVKQPIGYRLSYQIVDALIWLGIRDMINEFRKKMLKLRRTTYLSGYYSTPPDVPYGYIWSPHLVPKPKDWGPKIDVVGFCFLDLASNYEPPDSLVKWLGAGEQPVYVGFGSLPLQEPEKMTNIIIEALKITGQRGIINKGWGGLGNSVETTDSVYLVDNCPHDWLFLRCSAVVHHGGAGTTAAGLKAACPTTIVPFFGDQPFWGERVHARGVGPAPIPVDEFTLEKLVDAIRFMLDRKVKERAVEIAKAMENEDGVAGAVKAFHKHFPSNKSQYELMPARKGHFSIRRCFGYSYS from the exons ATGGCCACCGCGCCTCCCGCCGATCACCGCCGCGCCGATTCCGATAGCTCCTCCGACACTTCCGTCTATCACGACGCGCACCTCGACGGTAACGCCAACGGCAGCAGCAGCTCCTCTTCAG GGTTTACGGAGCGGCGTGTGTCGATAGAAGCCTCCGGAGGAGAATCGTGGAACGCCGGAACCGGAAACGGAAACGGAACCTCGTCGGGTTCGAGTTCCGGTCCGACGAGTCCGAAATTGAGCCAGAGTCAGTCGTTAGCTCTATATCTAACCAGATTCTTCGACGAGAAAATTCCTTTCAGAAAAAAG CTTAAACATATAGACCGAGTGGCCACGGTTGCGGATAACGGAACTGTACATTTCGACGTTCCGGGGGATGTTAAGCCGCAGTTGCTGGATTTCGGAACCGGAGTTGTTTATGACGAGGAGAGTTCCAGTGCAACAGGAGATGAGGTGCCTGATGTACCTCCGCTGCAAATTGTAATGCTGATTGTTGGTACGAGAGGAGATGTTCAGCCATTTGTTGCTATTGGCAAAAAATTGCAG GAATATGGCCATAGGGTTAGGCTAGCAACTCATGCAAATTTCAAAGATTTTGTCCTTACTGCTGGGTTGGAGTTCTTTCCTTTAGGTGGGGACCCAAAAGTTCTTGCTGAAT ATATGGTCAAGAATAAAGGTTTCTTGCCATCAGGACCTTCAGAAGTATCCATTCAGCGGCAGCAAATAAAAGAAATAATTTTTTCTTTACTTCCTGCTTGCAAGGAACCTGATCCTGATTCCAAAGTCCCATTTAAAGCTGAAGCAATAATTGCCAATCCGCCGGCATATG GGCACTCTCATGTTGCTGAGGCACTAAGAATACCACTTCATATTTTTTTCACAATGCCATGGAC GCCTACCAGTGAATTCCCTCATCCTCTCTCCCGTGTCAAGCAACCTATTGGATATAGA CTATCATATCAAATAGTCGATGCATTAATTTGGCTAGGAATTCGAGACATGATAAATGAGTTTAGGAAGAAAATGCTGAAGCTGAGACGTACCACATATTTAAGTGGATACTATAGTACTCCTCCTGACGTTCCCTATGGGTACATATGGAGTCCTCATCTTGTTCCCAAACCTAAAG ATTGGGGGCCTAAGATTGATGTTGTTGGGTTTTGTTTTCTTGACCTTGCTTCAAATTATGAGCCTCCTGATTCACTTGTGAAGTGGCTTGGAGCTGGTGAACAGCCTGTCTATGTTGGATTTGGTAGCCTT CCTCTTCAAGAACCAGAGAAAATGACCAATATTATTATTGAAGCTCTAAAGATTACTGGACAGAGGGGCATTATCAACAAAGGCTGGGGTGGCCTTGGTAATT CGGTAGAAACAACGGATTCTGTGTACTTGGTGGACAATTGCCCTCATGATTGGCTCTTCCTACGATGCTCTGCCGTG GTACATCATGGAGGTGCTGGGACAACTGCTGCTGGTTTGAAAGCTGCG TGTCCAACTACAATCGTGCCATTCTTTGGAGACCAGCCATTTTGGGGTGAGAGGGTGCATGCCAGAGGAGTAGGTCCTGCACCAATCCCCGTTGATGAGTTCACACTTGAAAAATTGGTTGATGCCATACGGTTCATGTTAGATCGAAAG GTTAAAGAGCGTGCTGTTGAAATTGCCAAAGCAATGGAGAATGAAGATGGGGTCGCCGGAGCAGTGAAGGCCTTTCATAAGCACTTTCCTAGCAATAAATCTCAGTATGAGTTGATGCCGGCACGGAAAGGGCATTTTTCTATCAGGCGATGTTTTGGCTACTCCTATTCATGA